TGCGCTGCACGGTGAAAACCCGCTACCGTCAGGAAGATATTCCCTGCACCGTCACCGTGCTGGACGACGAGCGCATTGAGGTGCGTTTTGATGCGCCAGTTGCGGCCGTCACGCCAGGGCAATCCGCTGTCTTTTATCTCGGCGAAGTCTGCCTCGGCGGCGGCATTATTGAGCAGCGCCTGCCGCTGCCCCTTTAACGAATTAGCGAAATACTGGACCGGTGAAAGCCCGCGCAGCAGTTAACGATGCGGGCAGTGGAAGGAGTGAGTGTGGCGAAGAACTATTACGATATTACCCTCGCGCTGGCAGGCATTTGCCAGTCCGCACGGCTGGTGCAGCAACTGGCGCACCAGGGGCATTGTGACGCCGACGCGCTGCACGTTTCGCTCAATAGCGTTATCGATCTCAACCCGGACTCCACGCTCAGCGTGTTCGGCGGCAGTGAAACCAACCTGCGTACCGGGCTGGAGACGCTGCTTGGCGTGTTGAACGCCAGTAGTCGCCAGGGTCTGAATGGTGAATTAACCCGCTACACTCTTTCTATGATGGTTCTGGAGCGTAAACTTGCCGGCAGCAAAGGGGCAATGGAGACGCTCGGTAACCGTATTGCCGGGTTACAGCGCCAGCTTGAGCACTTCGATCTGCAATCAGAGACGCTGCTCAGCGCGATGGCCAGTATTTATGTTGACGTTATCAGCCCGCTGGGGCCGCGCATTCAGGTCACCGGCTCGCCCGCCGTGCTGCAAAGCCCGCAGGTGCAGGCAAAAGTACGCGCCACGCTGCTCGCCGGGATCCGCGCCGCCGTGCTGTGGCATCAGGTCGGCGGGGGCCGCCTGCAATTAATGTTTTCCCGAAATCGCCTGTCGACACAGGCCAAACAAATTCTCGCTCATTGTTAACCTCCCGGAGTTGTGACTTATGGAATTATCCTCACTGACCGCCGTTTCCCCTGTCGATGGACGCTACGGCGATAAAGTCAGCGCACTGCGCGGGATCTTCAGCGAATTCGGTTTGCTGAAATTTCGTGTTCAGGTTGAAGTACGCTGGCTGCAAAAACTGGCGGCGCACGCGGCGATCAAGGAAGTTCCTGCTTTTGCTGCCCACGCAAACGGTTACCTCGATAAAATCGTCGAAGACTTCAGTGAAGAAGATGCCGCCCGCATTAAAACTATCGAGCGCACCACTAACCACGATGTCAAAGCGGTCGAATATTTTCTGAAAGAGAAAGTGGCCGATATCGCCGAACTGCACGCGGTATCTGAATTTATTCACTTTGCCTGCACCTCGGAAGATATTAACAACCTCTCCCACGCGCTGATGCTGAAAACCGCCCGTGACGAAGTGATCCTGCCTTACTGGCGCAAGATCATCGACGCGGTAAAAGATCTGGCGGTGCAGTATCGTGATATTCCGCTTCTCTCGCGCACCCACGGCCAGCCGGCAACGCCGTCCACCATGGGTAAAGAGATGGCCAACGTCGCTTACCGTATGGAGCGTCAATTCCGCCAACTGAACCAGGTGGAAATTCTCGGCAAAATCAACGGCGCGGTAGGAAACTACAACGCCCACATCGCCGCTTATCCGGAAGTGGACTGGCATCAGTTCAGCGAAGAGTTCGTCACCTCGCTCGGGATCCAGTGGAACCCGTACACCACGCAGATTGAGCCGCATGATTATATCGCGGAGCTATTTGACTGCATGGCGCGCTTCAACACCATCCTGATCGACTTCGACCGTGATATCTGGGGCTACGTTGCGCTGAACCACTTCAAGCAGAAAACCATTGCCGGTGAAATTGGTTCTTCCACCATGCCGCACAAAGTTAACCCGATCGACTTTGAGAACTCCGAAGGCAACCTCGGTCTGTCAAACGCCGTGTTGCAGCATCTGGCGAGCAAACTGCCGGTTTCCCGCTGGCAGCGCGATCTGACCGACTCGACGGTATTGCGTAATCTTGGTGTTGGCGTTGGCTACGCGCTGATCGCTTACCAGTCAACGTTGAAAGGCGTAAGCAAACTGGAAGTGAACCGCGATCGTCTGCTCGACGAGCTCGATCACAACTGGGAAGTGCTGGCCGAGCCGATCCAGACCGTGATGCGCCGTTACGGCATCGAAAAACCGTACGAGAAGTTAAAAGAACTGACCCGCGGCAAACGCGTTGACGCTGAAGGGATGAAGCAGTTTATCGATAGCCTGGCGCTGCCGGACGACGAAAAAGCACGTCTGAAAGCGATGACGCCGGCCAACTATATCGGTCGTGCCATCACTATGGTTGATGAATTAAAGTAACCCGTTGTTCTGCCTGCCAACCCTCTTTTCCCTGAAAAGAGGGTTTCTTCCCTCCCGGTTTAGTAAATGTTTATCCCCACCGCCTGACAATCAGCGTTAAACTATTTGTATCAAAAATATATGGAGAGTTCTGACGATGCGCGTTCTCGTTGTGGAAGATAATGCTCTGCTGCGCCACCACTTAAAAGTTCAGTTACAGGAACTGGGACATCAGGTTGACGCGGCGGAAGATGCCAGGGAAGCGGATTACTTTCTGAACGAACATCTGCCGGACATCGCCATTGTCGATCTCGGTCTGCCGGATGAAGATGGTCTGTCGCTGATCCGCCGCTGGCGCAGCCATGAGGTTTCGCTGCCGGTGTTGGTTCTGACTGCCCGCGAAGGCTGGCAGGATAAAGTCGAAGTGCTGAGCGCGGGCGCCGACGACTACGTCACCAAACCCTTCCATATTGAAGAGGTGGTGGCGCGCATTCAGGCGCTGATGCGCCGTAACAGCGGTCTGGCCTCGCAACTGATCTCAATGCCGCCTTTCCAGGTCGATCTTTCACGCCGGGAACTCTCCGTGAATGATGAAGTGGTGAAACTCACCGCCTTTGAATACACCATTATGGAAACGCTGATCCGCAACAGTGGCAAAGTGGTCAGCAAAGATTCGTTGATGTTGCAGCTTTATCCCGATGCAGAACTGCGCGAAAGCCACACCATCGATGTGCTGATGGGGCGGTTACGTAAAAAAATCCAGGCGCAGTATCCCAATGACGTCATCACTACGGTGCGCGGCCAGGGCTATTTATTTGAATTGCCGAAATGAGACGCCTGTTGCGACACATCATGCCGCTGTCATTGCGGGTTCGCTTTTTACTCGCCACGGCAGCCGTCGTGATGGTGCTCTCGCTGGCGTATGGCGCGGTGGCACTGGTGGGTTACAGCGTCAGTTTTGATAAAACCACCTTCCGTCTGCTACGCGGCGAAAGTAACCTCTTTTACACCCTGGCGAAGTGGGAAAATAACCAGCTCAGCGTTGAGTTGCCGGAAAATCTCAACCTGCAAAGCCCGACGGTGGCGCTTATCTATGATAAGAACAACAAACTGATCTGGTCGCAGAAAGATGTGCCGTGGTTGCAGAAAATGATCGAGCCGGATTGGCTAACAGCCAACGGTTTCCACGAAATTGAAGCTGATGTCGATGCCAGCAGTACGCTGGTGGATGACGACCATTCCATCGCGGAAGAGCTGAGAGAGATCCGCAACGACGACAGCAATTCGGAAATGACCCACTCCGTGGCTGTGAATATTTACCCCGCCACAACGCGCATGCCACAACTGACCATCGTGGTTGTCGATACCATTCCTATCGAGCTTAAAGGCTCCAATATGGTCTGGAACTGGTTTATCTATGTACTGGCTGCCAACCTGCTGCTGGTGGTGCCATTGCTGTGGATGGCGGCATGGTGGAGCCTGCGGCCGATTGAAGATCTGGCGCGGGAAGTGCGCGAGCTGGAAGAGCATCACCGTGAGCAACTCAACCCGGAAACCACCCGCGAGCTGACCAGCCTGGTGAGCAACCTGAACCGTCTATTGAAGAGTGAGCGCGATCGCTACGACAAATATCGCACGACGTTGACCGATCTCACCCACAGCCTGAAAACGCCGCTGGCAGTATTGCAGAGCACATTACGATCGCTGCGCGGCGAGAAGATGAGCCTTGCCGAAGCAGAACCCTTAATGCTGGAGCAGATCAGCCGTATTTCGCAGCAAATTGGTTACTATCTGCATCGGGCAACCATGCGCGGCAGCAGCGGTCTGTTGAGCCGCGAACTGCATCCCATTGCGCCGTTGCTTGATAACCTCACCTCGGCGCTGAACAAGGTTTACCAACGCAAAGGTGTGAATATCACACTCGATATCTCGCCGGAAATCAGCTTTGTTGGCGAGCAGAATGACTTTATGGAAGTGATGGGCAATCTGCTGGATAACGCCTGTAAATACTGCCTTGAATTTGTGGAAGTTTCCGCCCGGCAAACCGAAGACACGCTGCATATTATGGTTGACGACGATGGCCCGGGGATCCCGATTGCGAAACGCGAAATGGTTTTTGATCGCGGGCAGCGCGCCGATACGCTGCGTCCCGGTCAGGGCGTCGGGCTTTCCGTGGCGCGGGAGATCGTGGACCAGTATGAAGGGCAAATTCTGACCGGCGAGAGCCTGCTTGGCGGAGCCAGAATGGAAGTGATTTTTGGTCGGCAGCACACCAGCGCCGCCGGTGACTGATCGCCTTCACTTACCGATTGTGCAAAAAGGGGGCGAATTCGCCCCCTTTTTCGTGTTATCTCACCCCGTTACGCAGACAAAATAGCGCATCAGCATTACTATAATCCTTTATTCAGCCACTGATTATTTGCCGGAAACGCATATGGAATATCACGTAGAGATAAACTGGCCAGACTTTATTCAACGCTACTGGCAAAAACGCCCGGTAGTGCTGAAACGTGGAATTAAAAATTTCGTCGATCCTATCAGCCCTGACGAACTGGCCGGGCTGGCAATGGAAAATGAAGTGGACAGCCGACTGGTCAGCCATCTTGATGGCAAATGGCAGGTCGGACACGGGCCGTTCCAGAGCTATGATCACCTGGGCGAAAGCAACTGGTCGCTGCTGGTGCAGGCGGTTAACCACTGGCATCAACCTGCCGCCGCGCTGATGCGCCCGTTCCGCGCCCTACCCGACTGGCGTACCGACGATCTGATGATCTCTTTCTCCGTGCCGGGTGGCGGCGTAGGCCCGCACCTCGACCAGTATGATGTGTTTATTATTCAGGGCACCGGCCGTCGTCGCTGGCGCGTGGGCGAAAAAACGTCGCTCAAGCAGCACTGCCCGCACCCGGATTTGCTTCAGGTCGATCCATTCGAGGCAATTATCGATGAAGAGCTGGAGCCGGGCGATATTCTCTACATTCCGCCGGGATTCCCGCATGAAGGCTATTCGCTGGAAAACTCGCTGAACTATTCGGTCGGTTTTCGTGCGCCAAGCGGCCGCGAATTGATCAGCGGTTTCGCCGATTACGTTTTACAGCGTGAATTAGGCAGCCAGCGTTACAGCGATCCGGACGTGCCGCAGCGTGCGCATCCAGCGGATATTCTGCCGGAAGAGGTGGATAAACTGCGTGAGATGATGCTGAACCTGATCAACCAGCCCGCACAGTTTAACGACTGGCTGGGCGAGTTTATTTCCCAGTCGCGCCATGAACTGGATGTCGCGCCACCGGAACCGCCGTATCAGCCGGATGAAATCTATGATGCGCTGCAACAGGGTGACAAGCTGGTGCGTCTGGGCGGCCTGCGCGTGCTGCGTATTGGCGAAGACGTCTTCGTAAACGGTGAGAAAGTGGATACGCCGCACCGCCCGGCGCTGAATGCGCTGGCAGGCGATATCGTATTAACCGGTGAGAACTTTGGCGATGCGCTGGAAGACCCGTCATTCCTCGCCATGCTCGCCGCACTGGTCAACAGCGGTTACTGGTTCTTCGAGGATTAATAAAAGCCGGAGGGCGTTGCGCCTTGTCCGGCCTGGAAAATCTGTCAACGTCCTGCTCTGTCACAGGCCCGGTTAGCATAGCGCCACCGGGCATTTCCTGTATTAGTGCCCTTTTGCGGTCAACTCGGCGATACGAACAATCACCCGCACCGCTTTTTCCATCCCTTCCAGCGTCACAAATTCATGCTTGCCGTGGTAGTTATAGCCGCCGGTAAACAGGTTCGGACATGGCAAGCCCATAAAGGAGAGCTGCGCGCCGTCGGTGCCGCCGCGAATCGGTTTCATGTCCGGTTCGATGTCGCAGTCGCGCATCGCCTGCTGAGCGACTTCCAGGATATGCGGGAATTCCACCACTTTATCGCGCATGTTGTAGTAGCTGTCTTCAATCGCCAGTTCGATATAGCAATCCGGGTGCAGCCCTTTACCCACTTTCTTGGCAATTTCCATCATCTTACGTTTACGCGCTTCGAAGGCTTTACGATCAAAATCACGGATGATGTAGTGCATCTCGGCGCGTTCAACCGTGCCTTTGATACTGGTCAGATGATAGAAGCCCTCATAGCCTTCGGTCTGTTCCGGGCTCTCCTCTTCCGGCACCAGCGCATGGATCTTGCTGGCGAGCGTCAGAGCGTTGACCATCACCCCTTTCGCCGTGCCAGGATGCACGTTGTTGCCGACAATTTTGATATCCACCGATGCGGCGTTGAAGTTCTCATACTCCAGCTCACCTACACCGCCGCCATCAACGGTATATGCCCATTTCGCGCCAAACGCTTCAACGTCAAAATGTTTCGCCCCTTTGCCAACTTCCTCGTCCGGGGTGAAGGCCACGCAGATGTCGCCGTGCGGAATATTTTCCTTTTTCAGCACCGCCAGCGCGGTCATGATTTCCGCAACGCCCGCCTTATCATCCGCGCCGAGCAGCGTTTTGCCGTCGGTCGTGATCAGCGTCTGCCCCAGCAACTGATGCAGCACCGGAAACATCACCGGCGAGAGAATTTCATCGCCGATGCCGAGCGCGATATCGCCGCCGCGATAGTTTTCAAGGATTTGCGGGTTGACGTTTTTCCCGCTGCAATCCGGGGAAGTATCGACATGGGAAATAAAACCGATCGCCGGAACCGGCGTTTGCACGTTCGCAGGCAGCTTCGCCATCACCGTGCCTTTGTCGCTTAACGTCACATTTTCCAGCCCCAGCTCTTCGAGTTGGGCCTGAAGTAAACGCAGGAGCTTCCACTGACCGTCCGTACTTGGCACCTGGCGGACGCCGGGCTTAGATTGAGTATCCAGTGAAACGTACTGTAAAAAACGCTCTAATAATTTGTCCATGAAGCCCCCCAACAAAATGTCACAACATTATCAGTAAGCATGAAAAGATAAATATTGCGTCAAGTCACCTTTACCCCGTAAACGAGTATATTTTCAAAATTGCTCTCGCACAGGAAATGTCGTTGTGAAAGCGCCTGTTTGATGAGCAAAAAGCTGACAATGATTGGCGATTTCATGGCTTTGCCGTAGAATGCCAGCCCTTAAATCGTGCACAACCTTCAAGGTGGTTAACCACAAACCCCGCATCCAATACGCCATTCGATGCGCAAACACGGGACAGAGTAAAAAATTGAACACACAATCGCGTTCGCCACTGGTGCAACTGGCCGGTATTCGCAAAAGCTTTGATGGCAAAAATGTCATTTCCGATTTTAATCTCACCATCAATAACGGCGAATTTCTCACCCTGCTTGGCCCCTCCGGCTGTGGTAAAACCACCGTTCTGCGCCTGATTGCCGGGCTGGAAAACGTCGATGCCGGTTACATCCGCCTCGATGACCAGGAGATAACGAACGTTCCGGCAGAACACCGCCATGTGAATACCGTTTTTCAAAGCTACGCCCTCTTCCCGCACATGACCGTTTTCGAAAACGTGGCATTTGGTCTGCGAATGCAAAAAACCCCGGCCAGCGAAATCGCGCCGCGCGTCACCGAAGCGCTGCGCATGGTGCAGCTTGATGAGTTCGCCCAGCGTAAACCGCATCAGCTCTCCGGCGGCCAGCAGCAGCGCGTTGCAATCGCCCGTGCGGTGGTCAACAAACCGCGCCTGTTACTGCTCGATGAATCCCTCTCAGCGCTCGACTACAAACTGCGCAAGCAGATGCAGAACGAACTGAAAGCGCTGCAGCGCAAGCTCGGCATTACTTTTGTTTTCGTTACCCACGATCAGGAAGAAGCGCTGACGATGTCCGATCGTATCGTGGTGATGCGCGATGGTCGTATTGAGCAGGACGGCACGCCGCGCGAAATCTACGAAGAGCCGAAAAATCTGTTTGTCGCCAGCTTTATTGGCGAGATCAATATTTTTAACGCCACGGTGCTCGAACGTCTGGATGAGACGCGCGTGCGCGCAAGCGTCGAAGGCCGCGAATGTACGATTCATGTCAATTTCGCCGTTGAAAAAGGTCAGCGGCTCAATGTGCTGCTGCGCCCGGAAGATCTGCGCGTGGAGGAAGTTCATGATGTTGCCGAAGTGGCAGGTCTGATCGGCTACGTGCGCGAACGCAATTACAAAGGCATGACGCTGGAATCGATGGTCGAGCTGGAGAACGGCAAGATGGTGATGGTCAGCGAATTCTTCAACGAAGATGACCCTGATTTTGACCACTCGCTGGATCAAAAAATGGCCATTAATTGGGTGGAAAGCTGGGAGGTCGTACTGGCTGATGAAGAGGACAAGTAAATTCCAGAACGCGGCGATCATCACCATTGTCGGTTGGCTTGTACTGTTTGTCTTTCTGCCCAATCTGATGATCATCGCCACCAGCTTTTTAACCCGCGATGACGCCCATTTCGTCGCGCTGGTTTTTACGCTGGACAACTACACGCGCCTGTTCGATCCGCTCTATTTCGACGTGCTGCTGCACTCGTTAAATATGGCGTTGATCGCCACGCTCGCCTGCCTGGTGCTCGGCTATCCGTTTGCCTGGTTTCTGGCGAAGCTGCCTGCCAAAGTGCGCCCACTGCTGCTGTTCCTGCTGATCGTTCCCTTCTGGACCAACTCGCTGATTCGCATCTACGGGCTGAAGATTTTCCTCAGCACCAAAGGTTATCTGAATGCGTTCCTGCTGTGGCTCGGCGTTATCGATACACCAATACGCATTATGTTCACCCCTGGCGCAGTAATTATTGGTCTGGTCTATATTCTGTTGCCGTTTATGGTGATGCCGCTCTACTCCAGCATCGAAAAGCTCGATAAGCCCTTGCTGGAAGCGGCGAAAGATCTGGGAGCCAGTAAGCTGCAAACCTTTACACGCATTATCATTCCACTGACCATGCCGGGGATTATCGCCGGGTGTTTGCTGGTAATGCTGCCGGCAATGGGGTTGTTCTACGTCGCGGATCTGATGGGCGGCGCGAAAAATCTGCTGGTCGGCAACGTCATTAAGAGCCAGTTCCTTAATATCCGCGACTGGCCATTTGGTTCGGCAACCAGTATCACCCTGACAATCGTCATGGGGTTGATGCTGCTGGTTTACTGGCGCGCCGCACGCTTGCTGAATAAGAAGATTGATGACTTAAATAGTTAGTCATTTATTATCAATAGCTTAGGTGCTTTTTTGACCATTTTTCTCTTGCTTTTAAACTCTAATGTGATCTTTTTAAATTCAACACGTTATAGGTTGGTTTTGGAGAAGAGTTTTTAGTTAAAGGCCCATGTAAATGGGCCTTTTCATCACATCACCGGACAGTCATCAAATTCAAGCGTCCGCATATCGTTTACAGCGTGCGTTACCACGCCGAAAATCCCCTCGTTATCATCGGCGGTTTCAGGATCTATTATCTCAGAGCGACCGTCGTCCAGCCGTTCAAAATGCCGGTAAGGGTGAAGCCTGTATCTGCGGAGATGGAATTCACCCGCCAGGCAGCATAAAACCACAGAACCATCACACGATGTCAGCGAATGATCGATAATGAGAGGCCCACTGCGTTATACCGGCGCGCCAGTACTATTACCAGCACGCATAAAATAGGTTGCATGCGGATGCGCCACAAACTGCTTATCAAGAGAAAGCCGGTCTTCAATATAGTCCTGTGGTGGCGAAGGAAAGCCCATAATCAGATACTTCCCCTCCATTCGGATTGAACATAAACCATAGTCTGTCTTCACCGTGATGTGGGGTAATGTCGCGAAAATTACGGGTATGAGACTTGATCCAGTCGTTGGCCTCGGACCGTGTCCAGTCAAAATTTACGGCGGCGAGTTGGTGCACGAACTCGCCTGTATTGACCGTTAGACGGCCTGAAAGCTCGACTTGAATGGTCTGGTAAAACGCGTGGATGATGTCGGAGCTGCGTGGCATGATCTGAACCGCTAAAGCAATGTTGTACATTAATACAGTATTGCTGTCCGAAGCTATCGAGCAAGTGGTGCGACAGCCTTTCTTTTTTCGCGCATAAAGATCAATAACAAGCATCATTAGCTTAATGAGCAGCAATAAATCATTTATAGTGTGTCCCTATCGTTTTGGTGGTGATTGGCTACGATGCAGAGCATGCAAAGCTTATTGTGACCATCAAACAATGTGATTATTTTTTGCGCATTTGCGCTTTTTTTTTTAAACTCATTGGTTATGAACGAGAAGGGCGTTTATGAATGGCAAAATAATGTCTATACATTACCTGCGCGGTATAGCAGCACTGGCAGTTGTTTTGTTTCACTTTAGGGGATACTTAAATGGAGTTTATTCACAAAAAGATTTAGGATTAATACTGTTTAGCTCAGGTGCATTTGGCGTTGATTTATTTTTCATGATAAGTGGCTTTATAATCGCCCTTTCCACAAAGAACAATACATCTAAAATAACATTTGTCATAAGGAGATTTTTCAGAATATATCCTTGCTTTATTATTATCTTTGCCATTGGTGCATTGTTAATCTATAGATTCGATCCGTCCGAAAACCTTCTCAGAGCTTTATTCTTTCTTCACCGCGATTACACAAATGTAGCACCAGGATTTGGTTACAACGTTTTAGGTCCTGCATGGACACTTACGTACGAAATTTATTTCTATACAACATTTGTAATAGCAATGTCAATAAGTCAAAAATACAGAACCTTGATATCTTCATTACTAATTTTAGCTCCAATGTTTGTAATTCAGCTACATTATAATGGACATATTTCTTTATCAGGTGTCGCATCTGCAAATGTTCCGGTTGACAACCCTGCATTCGCACTACTGCGATTTATGTCATCACCAATACTCTCTGAATTTGTAGTTGGTATGGTATTCTATGAATTATTCAATAAAGGTAAATTCACTATTGACGTAAATATTGCAAAATTCATATTCTTCGTGTGTTGTGGTTTTTTTATAACATATTATTTCAGCGGTCACTTTTTGGGCTTTGGGTTGAAACGAGGAGGTATCATTTCCTTAGCATTGCTTCTTGGCTTTATTATTTATGACAACAATGTTGGTTTTAAAGAAAATAAAACACTGAATTTTTTAGGTGATATTTCATTTTCAATATACATATCGCATTATATGTTTATTAACTTACTAAATTTCTATAAACCTGGTTTTTATGTACACGAAATTGGCCTGGCAAGATTGTTTATGATGCTCACAATAACAATTTCAGCAGGAACAATATTACATTTTTATATTGAAAAACCATTCATTTCCTTAGGTAAAAAAATCGAAAAAAACCTTCGCAGAAGAAATATAAAAAATGAATATACTACATGACGCCCCGCAACAAAGCGGGGGCGACCTAAAATGGTACATTATCCGGACAATAAAATATTGTAGTGCGACTGAGCAGTCGTAATACCTTAACAGCATCGAATGTTGAATGGTCGACGCTATCCGAACAGGCCAGTTGACATCCGGCGCGGTGGACGTGTCTACAGCGTTCACCGCATCGATGTAACCCAGAACATTATTCAGTTTCGTCTTTTCCACATCTGTCAGCACTCTGCCAGCCTGCAATTTTAGCTGAATGTCCCTGATACACTGCATTGCCGCGTCAACTAATTGTTGCGTGTGCAGCCCATCAGAAGCAACCTCTGACGTATGCTGGGCTGTGGTGTCCGTAACCCAGGCTGTGCCATCCCAGCGATCATAGTCCGAAGCGAGTGAAATACTGGAAAACCCCTCTTTAATCGCACCGATATAATTGATGGTGAACTCACTGCGATCGGTGGTCGAATAAGCGATTTCGACACGGTGGTCTTCCTGATGTGACCATACCTGCCCTGTGTAAGTATCCCGCATAACCGGGCCATTCACTTGCAGAGATCTTCCGACATACTGATTATGCCCCTGTGAGGAGATCGCCATGCGTAAGGCCTGATTCACAAGGCACCAGATCATCGCCGTACTTAAGTCTGTCGAGGCCGGATGTACCGTTAAGAATGTCTGCCGTGAAGTCGAAATATCAGAAACCGCGTATTACAACCGGAAAGCGAAATATGGCGGGGTGGAAGCGGCTGAGCACTATCCTCAATACGACTTTGGATATTACGCAGGCAGGGCCATGTCTGAAACCACAAACGAGTTCACCGGATTCACTGCCTACTGAAACTGAATTTTCACCGGAAAGGGAAGCAGCATCTGCCGGTGCGTAATGTTT
The Kosakonia oryzae genome window above contains:
- a CDS encoding tail fiber assembly protein produces the protein MAISSQGHNQYVGRSLQVNGPVMRDTYTGQVWSHQEDHRVEIAYSTTDRSEFTINYIGAIKEGFSSISLASDYDRWDGTAWVTDTTAQHTSEVASDGLHTQQLVDAAMQCIRDIQLKLQAGRVLTDVEKTKLNNVLGYIDAVNAVDTSTAPDVNWPVRIASTIQHSMLLRYYDCSVALQYFIVRIMYHFRSPPLCCGASCSIFIFYISSAKVFFDFFT
- a CDS encoding acyltransferase family protein; this encodes MNGKIMSIHYLRGIAALAVVLFHFRGYLNGVYSQKDLGLILFSSGAFGVDLFFMISGFIIALSTKNNTSKITFVIRRFFRIYPCFIIIFAIGALLIYRFDPSENLLRALFFLHRDYTNVAPGFGYNVLGPAWTLTYEIYFYTTFVIAMSISQKYRTLISSLLILAPMFVIQLHYNGHISLSGVASANVPVDNPAFALLRFMSSPILSEFVVGMVFYELFNKGKFTIDVNIAKFIFFVCCGFFITYYFSGHFLGFGLKRGGIISLALLLGFIIYDNNVGFKENKTLNFLGDISFSIYISHYMFINLLNFYKPGFYVHEIGLARLFMMLTITISAGTILHFYIEKPFISLGKKIEKNLRRRNIKNEYTT